The Eptesicus fuscus isolate TK198812 chromosome 17, DD_ASM_mEF_20220401, whole genome shotgun sequence genome has a window encoding:
- the LGI1 gene encoding leucine-rich glioma-inactivated protein 1 isoform X1, with protein MESERSQRMGNACIPLKRIAYFLCLLSALLLTEGKKPAKPKCPAVCTCTKDNALCENARSIPRTVPPDVISLSFVRSGFTEISEGSFLFTPSLQLLLFTSNSFDVISDDAFIGLPHLEYLFIENNNIKSISRHTFRGLKSLIHLSLANNNLQTLPKDIFKGLDSLTNVDLRGNSFNCDCKLKWLVEWLGHTNATVEDIYCESPPEYKKRKINSLSPKDFDCIITEFAKSQELPYQSLSIDTFSYMNDEYVVIAQPFNGKCIFLEWDHVEKTFRNYDNITGTSTVVCKPIVIETQLYVIVAQLFGGSHIYKRDGFANKFIKIQDIEILKIRKPNDIETFKIENNWYFVVADSSKAGFTTIYKWNGNGFYSHQSLHAWYRDTDVEYLEIARTPQALRTPHLILSSSSQRPVIYQWNKATQLFINQTDIPNMEDVYAVKHFSVKGDVYICLTRFIGDSKVMKWGGSSFQDIQRMPSRGSMVFQPLQINNYQYAILGSDYSFTQVYNWDAEKAKFVKFQELNVQAPRSFTHVSINKRNFLFASSFKGNTQIYKHVIVDLSA; from the exons ATGGAATCAGAGAGAAGCCAAAGGATGGGAAATGCCTGCATCCCCCTGAAAAGAATTGCTTATTTCCTATGTCTCTTATCTGCGCTTTTGCTGACTGAGGGGAAGAAACCAGCGAAGCCAAAATGCCCTGCCGTGTGTACTTGTACCAAAGATAATGCTTTATGTGAGAATGCCAGATCCATTCCACGCACCGTGCCTCCTGATGTTATCTCATT atCCTTTGTGAGATCTGGTTTTACTGAAATCTCAGAAGGGAGTTTTTTATTCACACCATCGCTGCAGCTCTT GTTATTCACATCGAACTCCTTTGATGTGATCAGTGATGATGCTTTTATTGGTCTTCCACATTTAGAGTATTT ATTCatagaaaacaacaacatcaaGTCCATTTCAAGACATACTTTCCGGGGACTGAAGTCATTAATTCACCT GAGCCTTGCAAACAACAATCTCCAGACGCTCCCAAAAGATATTTTCAAAGGCCTGGATTCTTTAACAAATGT GGACCTCAGAGGGAATTCATTTAATTGTGACTGTAAACTGAAGTGGCTGGTGGAATGGCTAGGCCACACCAATGCAACTGTCGAAGACATCTACTGCGAAAGCCCTCCAGAATACAAGAAGCGCAAAATCAATAGTCTCTCCCCCAAGGATTTTGATTGTATCATTACAG AATTTGCAAAGTCTCAAGAGCTGCCTTATCAATCATTGTCCATAGACACTTTTTCTTATATGAACGATGAGTATGTAGTCATTGCTCAGCCTTTTAACGGAAAATGCATTTTCCTTGAGTGGGACCATGTAGAAAAGACCTTCCGGAATTATGACAACATTACAG GCACGTCCACTGTAGTATGCAAGCCTATAGTCATTGAAACTCAGCTCTATGTTATTGTGGCCCAGCTGTTTGGCGGCTCTCACATCTATAAGCGAGACGGTTTTGCGAATAAGTTCATAAAAATCCAGGATATTGAAATTCTCAAAATCCGAAAACCCAATGATATTGAAACATTCAAGATTGAAAACAACTGGTACTTTGTTGTTGCTGACAGTTCAAAAGCTGGTTTTACTACCATTTACAAATGGAATGGAAATGGATTCTACTCCCATCAATCCTTACATGCGTGGTACAGGGACACTGATGTGGAATACCTAGAAATAGCCAGAACACCTCAGGCACTCAGAACGCCTCACTTAATCCTGTCCAGTAGTTCCCAACGTCCTGTAATTTATCAGTGGAACAAAGCAACACAATTATTCATTAACCAAACTGACATCCCTAACATGGAGGATGTATATGCCGTAAAGCACTTCTCAGTGAAAGGTGATGTGTACATTTGCTTGACAAGATTCATTGGTGATTCCAAAGTAATGAAATGGGGAGGCTCCTCATTTCAGGATATTCAGAGGATGCCATCACGAGGATCTATGGTGTTCCAGCCTCTTCAGATAAATAACTATCAATATGCAATTCTTGGAAGTGATTATTCTTTTACTCAAGTGTATAACTGGGATGCAGAGAAAGCCAAATTTGTGAAATTTCAGGAATTAAATGTTCAGGCACCAAGATCATTCACACATGTGTCCATTAATAAACgcaattttctttttgcttccagTTTTAAGGGAAATACACAGATTTACAAACATGTCATAGTTGACTTAAGCGCATGA
- the LGI1 gene encoding leucine-rich glioma-inactivated protein 1 isoform X2, with translation MESERSQRMGNACIPLKRIAYFLCLLSALLLTEGKKPAKPKCPAVCTCTKDNALCENARSIPRTVPPDVISLLFTSNSFDVISDDAFIGLPHLEYLFIENNNIKSISRHTFRGLKSLIHLSLANNNLQTLPKDIFKGLDSLTNVDLRGNSFNCDCKLKWLVEWLGHTNATVEDIYCESPPEYKKRKINSLSPKDFDCIITEFAKSQELPYQSLSIDTFSYMNDEYVVIAQPFNGKCIFLEWDHVEKTFRNYDNITGTSTVVCKPIVIETQLYVIVAQLFGGSHIYKRDGFANKFIKIQDIEILKIRKPNDIETFKIENNWYFVVADSSKAGFTTIYKWNGNGFYSHQSLHAWYRDTDVEYLEIARTPQALRTPHLILSSSSQRPVIYQWNKATQLFINQTDIPNMEDVYAVKHFSVKGDVYICLTRFIGDSKVMKWGGSSFQDIQRMPSRGSMVFQPLQINNYQYAILGSDYSFTQVYNWDAEKAKFVKFQELNVQAPRSFTHVSINKRNFLFASSFKGNTQIYKHVIVDLSA, from the exons ATGGAATCAGAGAGAAGCCAAAGGATGGGAAATGCCTGCATCCCCCTGAAAAGAATTGCTTATTTCCTATGTCTCTTATCTGCGCTTTTGCTGACTGAGGGGAAGAAACCAGCGAAGCCAAAATGCCCTGCCGTGTGTACTTGTACCAAAGATAATGCTTTATGTGAGAATGCCAGATCCATTCCACGCACCGTGCCTCCTGATGTTATCTCATT GTTATTCACATCGAACTCCTTTGATGTGATCAGTGATGATGCTTTTATTGGTCTTCCACATTTAGAGTATTT ATTCatagaaaacaacaacatcaaGTCCATTTCAAGACATACTTTCCGGGGACTGAAGTCATTAATTCACCT GAGCCTTGCAAACAACAATCTCCAGACGCTCCCAAAAGATATTTTCAAAGGCCTGGATTCTTTAACAAATGT GGACCTCAGAGGGAATTCATTTAATTGTGACTGTAAACTGAAGTGGCTGGTGGAATGGCTAGGCCACACCAATGCAACTGTCGAAGACATCTACTGCGAAAGCCCTCCAGAATACAAGAAGCGCAAAATCAATAGTCTCTCCCCCAAGGATTTTGATTGTATCATTACAG AATTTGCAAAGTCTCAAGAGCTGCCTTATCAATCATTGTCCATAGACACTTTTTCTTATATGAACGATGAGTATGTAGTCATTGCTCAGCCTTTTAACGGAAAATGCATTTTCCTTGAGTGGGACCATGTAGAAAAGACCTTCCGGAATTATGACAACATTACAG GCACGTCCACTGTAGTATGCAAGCCTATAGTCATTGAAACTCAGCTCTATGTTATTGTGGCCCAGCTGTTTGGCGGCTCTCACATCTATAAGCGAGACGGTTTTGCGAATAAGTTCATAAAAATCCAGGATATTGAAATTCTCAAAATCCGAAAACCCAATGATATTGAAACATTCAAGATTGAAAACAACTGGTACTTTGTTGTTGCTGACAGTTCAAAAGCTGGTTTTACTACCATTTACAAATGGAATGGAAATGGATTCTACTCCCATCAATCCTTACATGCGTGGTACAGGGACACTGATGTGGAATACCTAGAAATAGCCAGAACACCTCAGGCACTCAGAACGCCTCACTTAATCCTGTCCAGTAGTTCCCAACGTCCTGTAATTTATCAGTGGAACAAAGCAACACAATTATTCATTAACCAAACTGACATCCCTAACATGGAGGATGTATATGCCGTAAAGCACTTCTCAGTGAAAGGTGATGTGTACATTTGCTTGACAAGATTCATTGGTGATTCCAAAGTAATGAAATGGGGAGGCTCCTCATTTCAGGATATTCAGAGGATGCCATCACGAGGATCTATGGTGTTCCAGCCTCTTCAGATAAATAACTATCAATATGCAATTCTTGGAAGTGATTATTCTTTTACTCAAGTGTATAACTGGGATGCAGAGAAAGCCAAATTTGTGAAATTTCAGGAATTAAATGTTCAGGCACCAAGATCATTCACACATGTGTCCATTAATAAACgcaattttctttttgcttccagTTTTAAGGGAAATACACAGATTTACAAACATGTCATAGTTGACTTAAGCGCATGA
- the LGI1 gene encoding leucine-rich glioma-inactivated protein 1 isoform X4: protein MESERSQRMGNACIPLKRIAYFLCLLSALLLTEGKKPAKPKCPAVCTCTKDNALCENARSIPRTVPPDVISLSFVRSGFTEISEGSFLFTPSLQLLLFTSNSFDVISDDAFIGLPHLEYLFIENNNIKSISRHTFRGLKSLIHLSLANNNLQTLPKDIFKGLDSLTNVDLRGNSFNCDCKLKWLVEWLGHTNATVEDIYCESPPEYKKRKINSLSPKDFDCIITEFAKSQELPYQSLSIDTFSYMNDEYVVIAQPFNGKCIFLEWDHVEKTFRNYDNITVLREIHRFTNMS, encoded by the exons ATGGAATCAGAGAGAAGCCAAAGGATGGGAAATGCCTGCATCCCCCTGAAAAGAATTGCTTATTTCCTATGTCTCTTATCTGCGCTTTTGCTGACTGAGGGGAAGAAACCAGCGAAGCCAAAATGCCCTGCCGTGTGTACTTGTACCAAAGATAATGCTTTATGTGAGAATGCCAGATCCATTCCACGCACCGTGCCTCCTGATGTTATCTCATT atCCTTTGTGAGATCTGGTTTTACTGAAATCTCAGAAGGGAGTTTTTTATTCACACCATCGCTGCAGCTCTT GTTATTCACATCGAACTCCTTTGATGTGATCAGTGATGATGCTTTTATTGGTCTTCCACATTTAGAGTATTT ATTCatagaaaacaacaacatcaaGTCCATTTCAAGACATACTTTCCGGGGACTGAAGTCATTAATTCACCT GAGCCTTGCAAACAACAATCTCCAGACGCTCCCAAAAGATATTTTCAAAGGCCTGGATTCTTTAACAAATGT GGACCTCAGAGGGAATTCATTTAATTGTGACTGTAAACTGAAGTGGCTGGTGGAATGGCTAGGCCACACCAATGCAACTGTCGAAGACATCTACTGCGAAAGCCCTCCAGAATACAAGAAGCGCAAAATCAATAGTCTCTCCCCCAAGGATTTTGATTGTATCATTACAG AATTTGCAAAGTCTCAAGAGCTGCCTTATCAATCATTGTCCATAGACACTTTTTCTTATATGAACGATGAGTATGTAGTCATTGCTCAGCCTTTTAACGGAAAATGCATTTTCCTTGAGTGGGACCATGTAGAAAAGACCTTCCGGAATTATGACAACATTACAG TTTTAAGGGAAATACACAGATTTACAAACATGTCATAG
- the LGI1 gene encoding leucine-rich glioma-inactivated protein 1 isoform X3, protein MESERSQRMGNACIPLKRIAYFLCLLSALLLTEGKKPAKPKCPAVCTCTKDNALCENARSIPRTVPPDVISLSFVRSGFTEISEGSFLFTPSLQLLSLANNNLQTLPKDIFKGLDSLTNVDLRGNSFNCDCKLKWLVEWLGHTNATVEDIYCESPPEYKKRKINSLSPKDFDCIITEFAKSQELPYQSLSIDTFSYMNDEYVVIAQPFNGKCIFLEWDHVEKTFRNYDNITGTSTVVCKPIVIETQLYVIVAQLFGGSHIYKRDGFANKFIKIQDIEILKIRKPNDIETFKIENNWYFVVADSSKAGFTTIYKWNGNGFYSHQSLHAWYRDTDVEYLEIARTPQALRTPHLILSSSSQRPVIYQWNKATQLFINQTDIPNMEDVYAVKHFSVKGDVYICLTRFIGDSKVMKWGGSSFQDIQRMPSRGSMVFQPLQINNYQYAILGSDYSFTQVYNWDAEKAKFVKFQELNVQAPRSFTHVSINKRNFLFASSFKGNTQIYKHVIVDLSA, encoded by the exons ATGGAATCAGAGAGAAGCCAAAGGATGGGAAATGCCTGCATCCCCCTGAAAAGAATTGCTTATTTCCTATGTCTCTTATCTGCGCTTTTGCTGACTGAGGGGAAGAAACCAGCGAAGCCAAAATGCCCTGCCGTGTGTACTTGTACCAAAGATAATGCTTTATGTGAGAATGCCAGATCCATTCCACGCACCGTGCCTCCTGATGTTATCTCATT atCCTTTGTGAGATCTGGTTTTACTGAAATCTCAGAAGGGAGTTTTTTATTCACACCATCGCTGCAGCTCTT GAGCCTTGCAAACAACAATCTCCAGACGCTCCCAAAAGATATTTTCAAAGGCCTGGATTCTTTAACAAATGT GGACCTCAGAGGGAATTCATTTAATTGTGACTGTAAACTGAAGTGGCTGGTGGAATGGCTAGGCCACACCAATGCAACTGTCGAAGACATCTACTGCGAAAGCCCTCCAGAATACAAGAAGCGCAAAATCAATAGTCTCTCCCCCAAGGATTTTGATTGTATCATTACAG AATTTGCAAAGTCTCAAGAGCTGCCTTATCAATCATTGTCCATAGACACTTTTTCTTATATGAACGATGAGTATGTAGTCATTGCTCAGCCTTTTAACGGAAAATGCATTTTCCTTGAGTGGGACCATGTAGAAAAGACCTTCCGGAATTATGACAACATTACAG GCACGTCCACTGTAGTATGCAAGCCTATAGTCATTGAAACTCAGCTCTATGTTATTGTGGCCCAGCTGTTTGGCGGCTCTCACATCTATAAGCGAGACGGTTTTGCGAATAAGTTCATAAAAATCCAGGATATTGAAATTCTCAAAATCCGAAAACCCAATGATATTGAAACATTCAAGATTGAAAACAACTGGTACTTTGTTGTTGCTGACAGTTCAAAAGCTGGTTTTACTACCATTTACAAATGGAATGGAAATGGATTCTACTCCCATCAATCCTTACATGCGTGGTACAGGGACACTGATGTGGAATACCTAGAAATAGCCAGAACACCTCAGGCACTCAGAACGCCTCACTTAATCCTGTCCAGTAGTTCCCAACGTCCTGTAATTTATCAGTGGAACAAAGCAACACAATTATTCATTAACCAAACTGACATCCCTAACATGGAGGATGTATATGCCGTAAAGCACTTCTCAGTGAAAGGTGATGTGTACATTTGCTTGACAAGATTCATTGGTGATTCCAAAGTAATGAAATGGGGAGGCTCCTCATTTCAGGATATTCAGAGGATGCCATCACGAGGATCTATGGTGTTCCAGCCTCTTCAGATAAATAACTATCAATATGCAATTCTTGGAAGTGATTATTCTTTTACTCAAGTGTATAACTGGGATGCAGAGAAAGCCAAATTTGTGAAATTTCAGGAATTAAATGTTCAGGCACCAAGATCATTCACACATGTGTCCATTAATAAACgcaattttctttttgcttccagTTTTAAGGGAAATACACAGATTTACAAACATGTCATAGTTGACTTAAGCGCATGA